The genomic interval GTCCGGCTGCTGGGGAGGGCGGACATCAGGCGGACTTCCCGGCGGTGACGGTGCGGAGCGGAGACGGGGAGCGAAATCGTATCCGAGGCGGTCGGCGTCCGGGAGGCCGTTCGCCGGGCGTTGGCTATCCTGAACGACCGTTGCGGATGTGATCACGGCGGCCGGGGGCCACGGGCGCGGACGGTGCCCGGCGAGGGGAGAGTCACGTGCAGGGTGCCGCGAGCCGGGGGTCGGCGAGGAAGGCCGAGCAGGCGTGGAACCAGGGGATGGTCCTCATGCGGCAGGGGGACAACCCGGGGGCCGCCGCGCAGTTCGCGCTGGCCACGCAGCACGACCCGAGCGCCGCCGACGCCTGGCTGGGACTGCATGTGACCGGCACCGACCAGAAGGCGGCACTGGACGGCATGCTGCGCAGCTCCGCGCGGTTCGGGGCGCTGCGCTCGAAGTACCAGTCGCCCTTCCGGTCGACCTTCCAGATCGGCCATTACGTCACCTTCCGGCTGGAGACCTCCCGCGATCTGTGGCTGGCGGCCATGTCGGCTTTCCTCGACGACCGGCGGCTCGACGAGGCGTGGAAGGGGCTCTCCACGGCGCTGCTGGACTGCGACGAGACCCGGTTCGTCTGCACCCGGTACGCGTTCCTGAAGGAGGACTGGCCGCTCGTCCTGAAGTTCGCGCCCGGGATCGGTGACGCGTTCCTGCGCGACGAGGCGCAGTTGTACGTGGGCGGGGCGCTGTTCGCCCAGGGGGTCTGCCACGAGTCGCTGAACGTGCTCTCCGCGCTGCCGGGAAGGCTGGACGCGGGCAGCAGGTTCGACGCCGAGGTGAAGTACTTCATGGGGCGGTCGCTGGAGGCGCTGGGCCGCGAGGAGGAGGCGCTGAAGCGGTACCAGTACGCGTTCCGGTGCGCGCCCGACCTGCTCGACGTGGAGTCGCGCGCCCAGGCCCGCCCGGTGAGCAAGCCCGCCCCGGCGCCCGCCGCTCCGGTCGCGGCCACGGCGGGCGGGGCTCCGGCGCGGTCCGGTTCCGGTGGGGACGGCGAGGGCGAGCTGTCCGCCGACGAGCGGGCCAGGGTGCTCGCCGAGGCGCAGCGGGCGCTCGACGCCATGATCGGGCTCCAGCCGGTGAAGCGCCAGGTGCGCACGCTGCTCGCGCAGTTGCGGATGTCCGCGCTGCGCGAGGAGCAGGGCCTGCCCGGCGGGGCCCGGCCCCGGCACTTCGTCTTCGCGGGGCCGCCCGGCACCGGCAAGACGACCGTGGCCCGCATCATCGGCCAGGTCTTCGCCGGGCTCGGGCTGCTGAGTTCGGGGCATGTGGTGGAGGCCCAGCGCGCCGACCTGGTCGGACAGCACCTGGGGTCGACGGCCCTCAAGACCAACGAGGTCATCGACTCGGCGCTGAACGGGGTGCTGTTCATCGACGAGGCGTACTCGCTCAACATCACCGGGCTCAACGGCGGTGACGCCTTCGGGAAGGAGGCGATCCAGGTCCTGCTGAAGCGGGCGGAGGACGACCGGGACCGGCTCGTCGTCGTACTCGCCGGATACCGGGACGAGATGTCGGAGCTGCTCGCCACCAACCCCGGACTGGTCTCCCGGTTCAACACCCGGGTCGACTTCCCCTCGTACTCCGCCGAGGAACTGGTGCTGATCGCCCGGTCCGTGCTGGCCTCGCAGGGCGACGAGCCGGACGCGGGCGCGCTCGACGTCCTGAACTCGCTGTGCGCGGCGATCGTGGACGGCGGCAAGGCCGATCTGGTGGGCAACGCCCGGTTCGCCCGGGAGCTGTGCGCGAAGGCGTCGGCGCAGCGCGACCTGCGGCTGTTCTCCGCGCACGCCGACTCCACACCGACCCGCGAGGAGATGGTCACGATCCTCGCCTGGGACCTCGTCGCCGCGCACGACGAGCTGATGGAGTCGCACCGGGACGTGGGCACGGCGTAACGCCTGTCTACGATCGATCGCGTGTGCGCACATGTGATCGTTGCCGAAGACGACGAGAATCAGGCCGAGCTGCTCCGCCGCTATCTCGAACGCGAGGGCCACCGGGTGACCCTCGCGCCCGACGGCCTCGCGGCGCTCGACGCGGTCCGGCACCGGGAACCGGATCTGCTGGTCCTCGATGTGATGATGCCCCGGGCGGACGGCCTCGACGTCGTACGCGTGCTGCGCGCGGAACACCGGGAGCTGCCGGTGCTGATGCTCACCGCCCGCACCACGGAGGACGATCTGCTGCTCGGCCTCGATCTGGGCGCCGACGACTACATGACGAAGCCGTACAGCCCGCGCGAGCTGATGGCCCGGGTGCGTACGCTGCTGCGCCGCAGCCGGCGGGGCGCGGGCGGCGAACCGGAGGATGCCGGGGTGCTGCGGGTGGGGGCGTTGGTGGTCGACCCGGTCCGGCACGTCGTGTCGGTGGAGGGGCGGGCCGTGGAGTGCACCCCGGGCGAGTTCCGCATCCTGGCCGCGCTGGCCGCCGAGCCGGACCGGGTGTTCTCCCGGCAGCAGCTCCTGGGCGAACTGCACGGATTCGACCGGTACATCAGCGACCGGACCGTAGATGTGCATGTGATGAACCTGCGCAAGAAGATCGAACCGGCCCCGCGCCGGCCCGTGCGGCTGCTCACCGTCTTCGGCGTCGGCTACAAGCTGACGGACCCGGCGAAGGCGGCGGCCCGTGCGGCGACTTCGTAGCGTGCGCCGCTCGCCCGGCCCGGGTGCGCGGCGGACCGTGCCGTTGCGCAAGAGCCTGTTCGCCCGGCTGCTCGCGGTCTCCGCCCTGGTCGCGGCCTGTTCGGTGGCGGCCACCGCCTGGCTCGCCGTGCAGACGACCTCGGGCGCAATCCGGCAGGAGCAGGGCCAGAACCTGGCCGCCGACGCCCGGATCTACCACCGGCTGCTCGGTTACGCGGCGGCTCATCCGACCTGGGACGGCGTCGGGGCCACGGTGCGCGAGCTGGCCGAGCAGTCCGGGCGGCGGATCGCGCTGACCACCCAGGCCCGCGCCCCGCTGGCCGACTCGGCGGCCCGGGACGCGGCGGCGCTCCCGGCCCAGGCGTCGGCGGTGGTCGATCCGCTGTCCGTGGACACCGCGCTGTCGACGGGCGCCGGGGCGACGGGCAGCACCACCACGGACCGGGTCGACCCGCGGGCGGTGGGGCCGTTCCGGCTGCCCGAGGCGGAGCGGACCCGGCTGCGGAAGACCGCCGACCGGGGCGTGGCCTGCCTGGGTGACTTCGGGATCGCCGCGGATGTGGTGGCGGGTGCGAGCGGGCGCCCGCTGATCCAGGTGGTGGGCGGCAACGACCCGGAGCGCATCCGGGGCACCGGCTGCGCCGTGGACGCGCTGGACACCCCGACGGCGACGGAGCGGAAGGCGCTGAAGGCGCTCAATCAGCTGGCCGACGCCTGTCTGGAGCGCCAGGGCCGCGACGGCGTCCACCTCAGCCTGGGCCTGTCCTGGGGTCAGGCCGCCGAGCCCGTTCCGGCGGAGGCGGTGCCGGTGCCGGCCGCGCCGATGGCCACGATGCCGCCGACCGCCGAGCCGAGCGCGGTCCCGACCGAGGCGCCCCGCGCGGAGCCGCGCGATGTGCCCGGCGCGGTGCCGGGCCCCGGCGACCAGCAGGCGGCCGCCACCGGCGAGAACGACCGGGCCGTCGCCTCCTGTGTGGGCACCGCCCGCCGGGAGCAGCTGAGTTCGTACGTGGCTTCGCCCGCCCTGCTGTTCATCGGCGACCCGGGCGGCGCGACCGTGCCCGGCTTCGACCTCTCCCCGGCGAACACCGCGCGGATCGCGGGCGCGGCTGCCCTGGTGCTGGCCCTGACCGTGGGCGCTTCGGTGCTCGTCGGCGCCCGCCTCGTACGCCCGCTGCGGGCGCTGACGGGGGCCGCCCAGCGGATGCGGGACGGGGAGGACACCGCGCCGGTGGTGGTGGCCGCGGACAACGAGATCGGGCGGCTCGCCGCCACGTTCAACGACATGTCCGCCCACCGCGCCCGCCTGGAGGCGCAGCGCAAGGCCATGGTCAGCGACGTCGCCCACGAACTGCGCACCCCGCTCAGCAACATCCGGGGCTGGCTGGAGGCGGCGCAGGACGGGGTGGCCGACCCGGACCCGGAGTTCATCGCCTTCCTGCACACGGAGGCGGTCCAGCTCCAGCACATCATCGACGACCTCCAGGACCTGGCGCAGGCGGACGCCGGCGCGCTGCGGCTGCACCCGGAACCGGTGGAGGTGGCGGAGTTGCTGGGGCAGGTCGCCGCCGCGCACCAGGCCCGGGCCGACGCGGCGGGCGTGGCGCTGGGCGTCCGGCCGCCGGACCGCCCGCTGCCGGCGCTGAGCGCCGACCCGGTCCGGCTGCGGCAGGCGGTGGGCAACCTGGTGTCGAACGCGGTGCGCCACACCCCGGAGGGCGGGAAGGTCACGCTGCGGGCTTACGGCTCCGAGGACGGGGACGCGGTGCTCGTGGACGTCGCCGACACGGGCAGCGGCATCCCGGCGGACGACCTGGCCCGCGTCTTCGACCGGTTCTGGCGCGGCGAGAAGTCCCGGTCGCGGCGGACGGGCGGCAGCGGGCTGGGGCTGGCGATCGTGCGGAAGCTGGCGGAGGCGCACGGCGGTACGGCCACGGCGTCGAGCACCCCGGGCGAGGGCTCGGTGTTCACGCTCCGCTTCCCGGCCGGCACCACGTCCCCCGGCACTCCGGACGACCCTGATGCGATGAACACAACGATCTGACAGCTTCCTCACAACTTGGCGCGAGCCTGTCCGCACGCCTCGCGCCGCGGTGCGCACCCGCACCGCGGCCGCCCCTGAGGCCGATCCGGAACGGAGCCCTGCCCATGCCCCTGCGCACCACCCTGCGTACCGCCCTCCTCGCCGCCGTCGCGGCCGGTGCGGTCTGCGTACCGGCCACCGCGGCCTTCGCCGACTCCTCGGCCAGGCCGTCGGCCAAGCCGTCCGCCGAGCCGACCCGTCCCCCGGCGGAGCAGTCCGCCGAACCGTCCGCCGTGCCGTCGGCCGCCGCGACGGAGCCGCCCTCGGCGGTCCCGTCCGAGGCCCCGCGCGGCGGCGTCGCAGCCGGTGAGCAGCCCGCCGGAGCCTCGGGCGGCGGCACGACCGCCCTCGCGGGCTCCGCGGCCGCCGCGCTGCTGCTCGGCGGCGCCGGGACGTTCGTCGTGCGCCGCCGCACCGCCCGCCGCGACGGCTGACCCGTCCCCAGCCGATGAGCCGCAGTGGCGCCGCCCTACCGACCCGGGCGGCGCCACTGCCGTACGTACGACCCCTGGAGCCCTGTCCATGCCCCGCACCGCCCGTCCGCTCGCCGCCGCCCTGGCCCTCGCCGCGCTCGCCGCTCTGACCGGCTGCTCCGGCGACCCCGCGCCGCAGCCCTCCGAGGCCGAGGCCCCCGCGTCGGCGGCGGCCCCCAGACCCCGCCCCCACCGCCGAACCGCCCTCCCACGTCTCCATCCCGTCCCTGGGCGTGGACAGCGACGTCATGCGGCTCGGCCTCAACCCGGACCGCTCGGTCGAGGTGCCGCCGGCCGACAAGGGCATGACGACCGGCTGGTACACGGGCAGCGCCGTGCCCGGCGAACCCGGCGCGGCGGTGCTCATCGGCCACAACGACACCCGCTTCGGCCGGGCCATCTTCCACGACCTGAAGAAGATCGCCAAGGGCGCGGAGATCGTGGTCCGGGACACCCGGGGCAAGGACGTCCGCTTCGAGGTCACGGCCCTGGAGACGGTGAGCAAGCACGCCTTCCCGACGGCCCGCGTCTACGGCCGCACCACGGAACGCGCCCTGCGCCTGATCACCTGCGACGGCGCCTTCGACACGGCCGGCCACCCGGTGGACAACCTGATCGTCTACGCGAAGCGGACGTAGCCGGGCGCTCTCAGCCCTTGCGCTTCGCCAGCCGCTGGCGCCGCGCCTCGTACAGCACGATCGACGCGGCATTCGACGCGTTCAGCGAGCTGGCCGAGCCCGTCATCGGGATGCTGACGATGTGGTCGCAGCGGTCCCGCCAGGCGCTGCTCAGGCCCGCCGTCTCGTTGCCGATGAGCAGCAGGACGGGCTGGGTCAGGTCGAATTCCGAGGCGTCGCACTCGCCGTCCTCGTCGGTGCCGACGACGAGGACCGGGCGGCCCCGGTCGCGCTCCGCGTCCAGCCAGTCGCCGACCTCGCGGTGCGAGGGGGTGCGGACGACGGGGAGGGCGAAGAAGGAGCCCGTCGTCGCGCGGACCGCCTTCGGGTCGTACGGGTCGGCCGCGTGCCCCGTCACGATGAGGCCGCGGGCGCCGAAGGCGTCGGCGGAGCGGACGATGCTGCCGATGTTGCCGGGCTGCGTCGGGCGGTCGAAGACGAGGCCGAGGAAGTCCTCGTCGACCCGGATGCGGGTCAGGTCGTCCGGCTCCATCTCGACCACGGCCAGGACCTCCGGGGCGCCCTCGGCCTTCTCGCTCAGCTCCGCGAGCAGGTCGGGGGCCATGGCGATGCGTTCCGTGCCGATGCCGCGCACCAGCTCCTCCGCCCAGCGGGAGAGCGGGCGGCTCGCGTCGTACAGGAGGGAGCGGATCGTCCAGCCGTGCTCGACGGCCATGGTGATCGGCCGGACGCCCTGGACGATGAACTCGCGGGCGCGGCCGCGCTTGGTCCGGTTGGTGAGCAGCGTCTGGAACTGCTGAAAGCGGGCGTTGCGGGTGGTGATCCGCTGCACAGCCACCGGAAATCCTCCAAGGGGTGATCGGCTCCTCCGTCGGCGGCACTGGGCCGCCCCGGAAACCAGAAATTCCCACGGTTCGCGATGAACCGTGGGAACTGGATGAGTGTCCGAGGGGGGACTTGAACCCCCACGCCCGATAAAGGGCACTAGCACCTCAAGCTAGCGCGTCTGCCATTCCGCCACCCGGACCAGGTGAACCGCCCCGGTCTCCCGCGGCGACATAGAAGACAATACCAGGGGTTCGGGGCGCCTCTCACCTGCATATCCGTGCGTACGGACCGTGCCGTCGGAGGGTCGGCGGCGGGATCCGCCGGTGGCCGGGCGGGGCGGGTTACGTTCACCACCATGAGTGATCGCGGCTCCCGTCCTCCCCGCGCGCTGTCGCCGCTGCGCGAACATCTGCGCGAGACCTTCTGGTTCGCCCCGGCCATGACGCTCGTCGTCGCGTGCGTGCTCTGGTTCGCCGCCTCGGCGGTGGACGAGCAGATCGTCTCGTACCTGCGCGAGGAGCAGGCGTACGAGGAGATCCAGGACCTGGTGAAGGTCGCCGAGGACACCAAGCAGATCGTGGTCACGGTCAGTTCGGCGATGATGACCTTCATCGGTGTGGTCTTCAGCATCTCGCTGGTCGCGGTGCAGATGGCGAGCGGCCAGCTCACGCCCCGGGTGGTGCGGATCTTCGTACGGAGCCGGATCAGCAAGCTGACCCTGTCGGTGTTCCTGGCGACGTTCGTGTTCTCGCTGCTGGTCCTCAGCTCGTACGAGAGCGAGACCGACCCGCGCCGGGTCACCTCGCTGCCGTTCGTGCAGAGCGTGCTGACCGCGCTGCTCGTGGGGCTGAGCCTGCTCCTTTTCATCGCGTACGTGAGTTCCACGCTGCGCCTGATGCAGATCGGGCCCGTCCTCGACCACATCACCCGGGACACCTTCCGGGTGCTGGGCCGGATGCCCGCAGGCCGCCCGGGCGGGGAGCCGCTGCCCGACGAGACCGGGCGGATCCTGTACGAGGGACGGGCCGGGGTGCTCCGCGATGTCAACGTCGCCCGGCTGGTCCGGGCCGCCCGGCGCCAGGGTGTGGTGCTCCGGCTGGTCCCCCGGCTCGGGGACTTCGTGGTGCCGGGGACGCCGGTGCTCGCCGTGCACGGCGGGGCGGCGCCGGGCCGGCACGCCCTGCGGTACACGGTGTCGGTGGGCGTGGAGCGCACCCTGCACCAGGACCTGGCGTTCGGGCTGCGCCAGCTGTCGGACATCGCGCTGCGGGCGCTGTCCGCCGCGACGAACGACCCGACGACGGCCGTGCAGTGCCTGGACCGGATCGTGCAGTTCCTGGCGGCGGCGGTGCGGCTGCCGCTGGGCACGGTGCACCACCGCGACCGTTCCGGCGCGGTCCGCCTCGTGCAGGAGGTGCCGTCGTGGGAGGACCTGGTGGACCTGGGTTTCGAGGAGGTGCGCCGGTGCGCGGCGGACGTCCCGCAGGTGTCGCGCCGACTGCTCGCCGGGATCGACGACCTGCTGCCGCTGGCCGGCCCCGACCGGCGGGGGCCGCTCGTCCGGCACCGCACGCTCCTCGTCCAGGCGGTGGAGCACGCGGTGCCGGACGCGGACGAGCGGGGGTTCTCGCTGCTGCCCGACCGGCAGGGGATCGGCTGAGGGGCCGGTCCCTCAGTCCTTGCCGCCGAACGCCGCGTCGAAGGACGCGCTCGGCGGGTCGAAGTCGTACCGCTTCAGCGATGCCAGCGCTTCCGGGGCGCCCGCCAGGCGGTCCATTCCGGCGTCCTCCCACTCCACCGAGACCGGGCCCTCGTAGCCGATGGACCGCAGCATGCGGAAGACGTCCTCCCAGGGCACGTCCCCGTGTCCGGCCGAGACGAAGTCCCAGCCCCTGCGCGGGTCGCCCCAGGGCAGATGGGAGCCGAGGCGGCCGTTGCGGCCGTCCAGGCGCTTGCGGGCCTCCTTGCAGTCGACGTGGTAAATGCGGTCCCGGAAGTCGTACAGGAAGCCGACCGGGTCCAGGTCCTGCCAGACGAAGTGGCTCGGGTCGAAATTGAGGCCGAAGGCCGGGCGGTGGTCCACCGCTTCGAGCGCGCGGTGCGTGGTCCAGTAGTCGTACGCGATCTCGCTGGGGTGCACCTCGTGGGCGAAGCGGACGCCCTCCGCGTCGAAGACGTCCAGGACCGGGTTCCAGCGCTCCGCGAAGTCCTCGTAGCCG from Streptomyces drozdowiczii carries:
- a CDS encoding response regulator transcription factor, giving the protein MCAHVIVAEDDENQAELLRRYLEREGHRVTLAPDGLAALDAVRHREPDLLVLDVMMPRADGLDVVRVLRAEHRELPVLMLTARTTEDDLLLGLDLGADDYMTKPYSPRELMARVRTLLRRSRRGAGGEPEDAGVLRVGALVVDPVRHVVSVEGRAVECTPGEFRILAALAAEPDRVFSRQQLLGELHGFDRYISDRTVDVHVMNLRKKIEPAPRRPVRLLTVFGVGYKLTDPAKAAARAATS
- a CDS encoding sensor histidine kinase — its product is MRRLRSVRRSPGPGARRTVPLRKSLFARLLAVSALVAACSVAATAWLAVQTTSGAIRQEQGQNLAADARIYHRLLGYAAAHPTWDGVGATVRELAEQSGRRIALTTQARAPLADSAARDAAALPAQASAVVDPLSVDTALSTGAGATGSTTTDRVDPRAVGPFRLPEAERTRLRKTADRGVACLGDFGIAADVVAGASGRPLIQVVGGNDPERIRGTGCAVDALDTPTATERKALKALNQLADACLERQGRDGVHLSLGLSWGQAAEPVPAEAVPVPAAPMATMPPTAEPSAVPTEAPRAEPRDVPGAVPGPGDQQAAATGENDRAVASCVGTARREQLSSYVASPALLFIGDPGGATVPGFDLSPANTARIAGAAALVLALTVGASVLVGARLVRPLRALTGAAQRMRDGEDTAPVVVAADNEIGRLAATFNDMSAHRARLEAQRKAMVSDVAHELRTPLSNIRGWLEAAQDGVADPDPEFIAFLHTEAVQLQHIIDDLQDLAQADAGALRLHPEPVEVAELLGQVAAAHQARADAAGVALGVRPPDRPLPALSADPVRLRQAVGNLVSNAVRHTPEGGKVTLRAYGSEDGDAVLVDVADTGSGIPADDLARVFDRFWRGEKSRSRRTGGSGLGLAIVRKLAEAHGGTATASSTPGEGSVFTLRFPAGTTSPGTPDDPDAMNTTI
- a CDS encoding AAA family ATPase: MQGAASRGSARKAEQAWNQGMVLMRQGDNPGAAAQFALATQHDPSAADAWLGLHVTGTDQKAALDGMLRSSARFGALRSKYQSPFRSTFQIGHYVTFRLETSRDLWLAAMSAFLDDRRLDEAWKGLSTALLDCDETRFVCTRYAFLKEDWPLVLKFAPGIGDAFLRDEAQLYVGGALFAQGVCHESLNVLSALPGRLDAGSRFDAEVKYFMGRSLEALGREEEALKRYQYAFRCAPDLLDVESRAQARPVSKPAPAPAAPVAATAGGAPARSGSGGDGEGELSADERARVLAEAQRALDAMIGLQPVKRQVRTLLAQLRMSALREEQGLPGGARPRHFVFAGPPGTGKTTVARIIGQVFAGLGLLSSGHVVEAQRADLVGQHLGSTALKTNEVIDSALNGVLFIDEAYSLNITGLNGGDAFGKEAIQVLLKRAEDDRDRLVVVLAGYRDEMSELLATNPGLVSRFNTRVDFPSYSAEELVLIARSVLASQGDEPDAGALDVLNSLCAAIVDGGKADLVGNARFARELCAKASAQRDLRLFSAHADSTPTREEMVTILAWDLVAAHDELMESHRDVGTA
- a CDS encoding RNA methyltransferase, whose protein sequence is MQRITTRNARFQQFQTLLTNRTKRGRAREFIVQGVRPITMAVEHGWTIRSLLYDASRPLSRWAEELVRGIGTERIAMAPDLLAELSEKAEGAPEVLAVVEMEPDDLTRIRVDEDFLGLVFDRPTQPGNIGSIVRSADAFGARGLIVTGHAADPYDPKAVRATTGSFFALPVVRTPSHREVGDWLDAERDRGRPVLVVGTDEDGECDASEFDLTQPVLLLIGNETAGLSSAWRDRCDHIVSIPMTGSASSLNASNAASIVLYEARRQRLAKRKG
- a CDS encoding DUF2254 domain-containing protein — protein: MSDRGSRPPRALSPLREHLRETFWFAPAMTLVVACVLWFAASAVDEQIVSYLREEQAYEEIQDLVKVAEDTKQIVVTVSSAMMTFIGVVFSISLVAVQMASGQLTPRVVRIFVRSRISKLTLSVFLATFVFSLLVLSSYESETDPRRVTSLPFVQSVLTALLVGLSLLLFIAYVSSTLRLMQIGPVLDHITRDTFRVLGRMPAGRPGGEPLPDETGRILYEGRAGVLRDVNVARLVRAARRQGVVLRLVPRLGDFVVPGTPVLAVHGGAAPGRHALRYTVSVGVERTLHQDLAFGLRQLSDIALRALSAATNDPTTAVQCLDRIVQFLAAAVRLPLGTVHHRDRSGAVRLVQEVPSWEDLVDLGFEEVRRCAADVPQVSRRLLAGIDDLLPLAGPDRRGPLVRHRTLLVQAVEHAVPDADERGFSLLPDRQGIG
- a CDS encoding sugar phosphate isomerase/epimerase family protein, whose translation is MPRPFTLFTGQWADLPLEEVCRYARDFGYDGLELACWGDHFEVDKALADPAYLDGRRQLLDKYGLKCWAVSNHLVGQAVCDHPIDERHQGILPARIWGDGEPEGVRRRAAAEMADTARAAAAFGVDTVIGFTGSSIWHLVAMFPPVPPHMIERGYEDFAERWNPVLDVFDAEGVRFAHEVHPSEIAYDYWTTHRALEAVDHRPAFGLNFDPSHFVWQDLDPVGFLYDFRDRIYHVDCKEARKRLDGRNGRLGSHLPWGDPRRGWDFVSAGHGDVPWEDVFRMLRSIGYEGPVSVEWEDAGMDRLAGAPEALASLKRYDFDPPSASFDAAFGGKD